A portion of the Oncorhynchus gorbuscha isolate QuinsamMale2020 ecotype Even-year linkage group LG07, OgorEven_v1.0, whole genome shotgun sequence genome contains these proteins:
- the il22ra2 gene encoding interleukin-22 receptor subunit alpha-2, which translates to MASLLIPTLLLCYSSLSRCSESKEYPLDVFAPQEVKFHSLDYRNVLHWKQHANSTNNQQYFVQWKVYGEKQWTNAKECHGISRLLCDLSKETSDSREWYYARVHAAHSGTQSPWVISARFNPKWETSVSPPTMKLHVTEKGIVVRLKPPRSPHRRPNGSWISVRRLQRMSFTIHLMQSDVEEETFEMEGCAKQLLISDLSPGTTYCLTAESRLHLLGRRSTRSPRACITTL; encoded by the exons ATGGCATCCCTCCTGATCCCCACTCTACTGCTGTGCTACAGCTCGCTCAGTCGCTGCTCAGAGA GCAAAGAATATCCTCTAGATGTCTTCGCCCCACAGGAGGTGAAATTCCACTCCCTAGACTACAGAAATGTCTTGCATTGGAAGCAACATGCCAACTCTACCAACAACCAACAATACTTTGTCCAGTGGAAAGT ATATGGGGAGAAGCAGTGGACCAATGCAAAGGAGTGTCATGGCATCAGCCGGCTGCTCTGTGACCTGAGCAAGGAGACATCCGACTCCAGAGAATGGTACTACGCCAGGGTCCATGCAGCCCACTCAGGGACCCAATCACCATGGGTCATATCCGCCAGATTCAACCCTAAGTGGGAGA CCTCTGTCAGTCCACCGACTATGAAACTTCATGTGACGGAGAAAGGCATTGTGGTCCGGCTCAAGCCTCCACGCTCTCCCCACAGGAGACCTAATGGCAGCTGGATCAGTGTGAGGAGGCTGCAAAGAATGTCATTTACTATACACCTCATGCAGAGTGATGTTGAGGAG GAAACATTTGAAATGGAGGGCTGTGCCAAACAGCTCCTGATCTCAGATCTGAGCCCCGGGACCACCTACTGCCTGACGGCCGAGAGTCGCTTGCACCTGCTGGGCCGTAGAAGCACCCGGAGCCCTAGGGCCTGCATCACCACACTGTGA